Proteins encoded together in one Nitrospirota bacterium window:
- a CDS encoding SCP2 sterol-binding domain-containing protein: protein MTNLNEHPTVKRYNERKTSTALPSPASKLSARQLREMCLDFGVDDVGFVELARPSLDDLREDILKAFPWTKSLISFVGRLTRENLRSPARSIASLELQQVEARLNHAAQALAAALERKGVRAATPAAGFPMEADQWPGKMAVVSHKPIAVAAGMGKMGLHRNVIHPVFGSFVLLGTVLIDAEVDEYDSPLDYNPCLDCKLCSIACPTGAIGPDGFFNPINCLTHTYRDMVGGFTDLVENIADSRNAVDYRTRISDSETVSMWQSLAYKPCYKSVYCMAVCPAGDEVIPQYLEDKKTFIEDVVKPLQQKTETVYVLPGSDAESHVQNKFPHKKIKRVGNGIRPPSVAAFVASMPIAFQRHKSEGLSATYHFTFTGIEQAEATVTIKDKSISIEPGHGGTPDVQVYADTKTWLRVLHKESSMVKEIVLRKIRVKGPMKLFKAFGRCFA from the coding sequence ATGACGAATTTAAATGAACACCCGACAGTAAAACGCTATAACGAAAGAAAAACATCAACGGCACTTCCCTCACCCGCTTCGAAACTGAGCGCCCGACAGTTGCGCGAAATGTGCCTGGACTTCGGCGTTGATGACGTGGGTTTTGTTGAGCTCGCGCGTCCGTCGTTGGATGACCTGAGAGAGGACATTCTGAAGGCATTCCCCTGGACGAAGTCACTCATCAGTTTTGTCGGACGGCTCACCAGGGAAAACCTGAGAAGTCCGGCACGCTCCATTGCAAGCCTCGAACTGCAACAGGTGGAAGCACGATTGAACCACGCTGCCCAGGCCTTGGCAGCAGCACTTGAACGGAAAGGCGTTCGCGCTGCAACCCCGGCCGCCGGGTTTCCGATGGAAGCGGACCAATGGCCCGGCAAGATGGCTGTCGTATCGCACAAGCCCATAGCCGTTGCCGCTGGAATGGGGAAAATGGGCCTCCACCGCAATGTTATTCACCCGGTGTTCGGGAGTTTTGTTTTGCTGGGTACCGTGCTTATCGACGCTGAAGTAGACGAATATGACAGTCCTTTGGACTATAACCCTTGCCTGGACTGCAAGCTCTGCTCGATTGCCTGTCCTACAGGAGCCATAGGACCAGATGGTTTTTTCAATCCCATAAACTGCCTCACGCATACCTATCGTGACATGGTTGGTGGATTTACAGACTTGGTTGAAAACATAGCCGATAGCAGAAACGCAGTCGATTACAGGACCAGAATAAGCGATTCCGAGACCGTATCCATGTGGCAGAGCCTGGCGTACAAGCCGTGCTACAAATCGGTTTATTGTATGGCCGTCTGCCCTGCGGGCGACGAAGTGATTCCGCAGTATCTGGAGGACAAAAAAACCTTTATCGAGGATGTGGTCAAACCGCTTCAGCAGAAAACCGAGACGGTCTATGTGCTGCCCGGTTCAGATGCAGAGAGTCATGTCCAGAATAAATTTCCGCATAAAAAGATAAAGCGCGTGGGCAACGGCATCAGACCGCCGTCCGTAGCAGCTTTTGTTGCATCCATGCCGATCGCCTTCCAGCGCCATAAATCGGAAGGGCTAAGTGCAACCTATCATTTCACCTTCACCGGCATTGAACAGGCCGAAGCAACGGTCACTATTAAAGACAAATCGATCAGCATAGAACCAGGACATGGAGGCACCCCGGACGTACAGGTGTATGCCGATACAAAAACCTGGCTGCGTGTGCTACACAAGGAAAGTTCGATGGTCAAGGAGATCGTTTTGAGGAAAATTCGCGTCAAAGGGCCGATGAAATTGTTCAAGGCTTTCGGCAGGTGTTTTGCGTAA
- a CDS encoding PaaI family thioesterase, giving the protein MVEKMKAAPTPDSDYTDFFLDPEFAKHPGIKLPSAIFTAHQGKILSFESGKSITIAFPVSEFQTNPIGTLQGGILSSFFDETFGCLCFASLHKPCVTIDMTVNFIRPVKPGSFVVIHAVFKARGKKLFQLSAEAVNGNEKLVATATSNWLVYESYPSPA; this is encoded by the coding sequence ATGGTAGAAAAAATGAAGGCCGCGCCGACGCCTGACAGCGATTACACTGATTTTTTTCTTGATCCCGAATTTGCCAAACATCCAGGGATTAAACTGCCGTCAGCGATATTCACTGCGCACCAAGGGAAGATTCTTTCTTTCGAGTCCGGCAAAAGCATAACAATCGCTTTTCCTGTCAGCGAGTTTCAGACAAATCCAATCGGGACGCTCCAGGGCGGTATCCTGTCCAGTTTTTTCGACGAAACTTTTGGTTGTCTGTGTTTTGCTTCCTTGCACAAACCCTGTGTGACCATAGATATGACCGTGAACTTCATCCGGCCTGTTAAGCCCGGATCGTTCGTCGTTATCCACGCGGTGTTCAAAGCGAGGGGGAAGAAGCTGTTCCAGCTCTCTGCGGAAGCAGTCAACGGCAATGAGAAGCTGGTCGCAACCGCAACGAGTAATTGGCTGGTGTATGAATCCTATCCATCTCCTGCTTAA
- a CDS encoding radical SAM protein: MSKILFIAPPYYCWGVQIIGTWPPLQIAYLAGAALEAGHEAKICDAMNKGYTFDDVRAEIERYQPDYVMSLDFLPVSGAVSTATVPAALQTLAIAKEVNPDIITLLAGPHPTFMYEERLSNPDGRPDFILRGESEETLRELLSALPEERRQTMAGIAYCEHGKIVATPMRPHIADLDTLSPAWHLLDWSDYHYNIEPWGRMASILTTRGCMMGCSFCSHRVFWRSDWRARDPKKVITEVRHLVDEYQVEFITLVDPYPTKDRARWEEQLDLLIEAKINVRLLMETRVEDIIRDKDILPKYRDAGIIHMYLGAESSSDAMLESLNKGTDVDMNKRAIDLLREHGIMTEASFMIGFPNETWESIDKTVAEAIRLNPDIAVFPVITPMPFTPLYKEMKERIRVFDYSKYNLMTPIIEPYAMSLDDVYRALAKCYMGFYSQKMQEVSRLEDGFKRRYMLSAFKQMMKDYGNRFDFLGEGMPPHGMPADIHPQ; encoded by the coding sequence GTGTCAAAGATACTCTTTATCGCCCCGCCGTATTATTGCTGGGGAGTTCAAATTATCGGGACATGGCCGCCGCTGCAGATCGCCTACCTTGCCGGAGCAGCGCTTGAAGCCGGACACGAGGCTAAAATCTGCGACGCCATGAATAAGGGTTACACCTTCGATGATGTTCGCGCGGAAATAGAGCGCTACCAACCGGACTATGTCATGTCGCTTGATTTTCTGCCGGTGTCGGGCGCGGTCAGCACTGCAACCGTTCCCGCAGCGCTCCAGACACTCGCCATAGCCAAGGAGGTCAATCCGGATATAATCACGCTGCTTGCCGGACCGCACCCGACCTTCATGTACGAAGAGAGACTCTCGAACCCGGATGGTCGCCCCGACTTTATCCTGCGGGGAGAATCGGAAGAGACCCTGCGCGAACTGCTTTCCGCCCTACCGGAGGAACGCAGGCAAACTATGGCAGGAATCGCCTATTGCGAGCATGGCAAGATAGTTGCAACCCCCATGCGCCCCCACATCGCTGATCTTGACACCCTTTCCCCGGCCTGGCACCTCCTCGACTGGAGCGATTACCACTACAACATCGAGCCCTGGGGGAGGATGGCTTCGATTCTGACGACGCGCGGCTGCATGATGGGTTGTTCGTTCTGTTCGCACCGGGTGTTCTGGCGCAGCGATTGGCGCGCCCGAGATCCGAAAAAGGTAATAACCGAGGTCCGGCATCTGGTTGACGAGTACCAGGTCGAATTCATCACACTGGTCGATCCGTATCCGACCAAAGACCGGGCGCGGTGGGAAGAGCAGCTTGACCTGCTTATCGAGGCGAAGATCAACGTCCGTCTGCTGATGGAGACGCGGGTGGAAGACATCATCCGCGATAAGGACATACTGCCCAAGTACCGAGACGCCGGGATCATCCATATGTACCTGGGGGCGGAAAGCAGTTCCGACGCAATGCTCGAAAGCCTGAACAAGGGGACGGACGTAGACATGAACAAGCGGGCCATCGACCTGCTGCGCGAGCATGGGATTATGACCGAGGCATCGTTCATGATCGGTTTCCCAAACGAGACCTGGGAGAGCATCGACAAAACGGTGGCCGAAGCCATACGACTGAACCCGGATATTGCGGTGTTCCCGGTTATTACCCCCATGCCTTTCACCCCGCTGTATAAGGAAATGAAAGAGCGCATTCGTGTGTTCGACTACTCCAAGTACAACCTCATGACCCCCATCATTGAGCCGTACGCGATGTCGCTCGACGATGTGTATCGTGCCCTTGCCAAGTGCTACATGGGTTTCTACAGCCAGAAGATGCAGGAAGTGTCCAGGCTTGAAGACGGCTTCAAGCGGCGCTACATGCTGAGCGCGTTCAAGCAGATGATGAAGGACTACGGCAACCGCTTTGACTTTCTCGGGGAGGGGATGCCGCCGCACGGTATGCCGGCTGACATTCATCCTCAATAA